Proteins co-encoded in one Gouania willdenowi chromosome 1, fGouWil2.1, whole genome shotgun sequence genomic window:
- the ndufs8a gene encoding NADH:ubiquinone oxidoreductase core subunit S8a, whose product MAASLRVLYSLSRPVVRISPVRGLSVSAQRHGFKYVNAQQLPTDMKSITDRAAQTLLWTELFRGLGMTMSYLFREPATINYPFEKGPLSPRFRGEHALRRYPSGEERCIACKLCEAICPAQAITIEAETRADGSRRTTRYDIDMTKCIYCGFCQEACPVDAIVEGPNFEFSTETHEELLYNKEKLLNNGDKWEAEIAANIQADYLYR is encoded by the exons ATGGCTGCATCGCTGCGTGTGCTCTACTCTCTGTCCAGGCCAG TGGTCAGAATAAGTCCTGTGAGAGGCCTCAGTGTTTCTGCACAAAGACATGGATTCA aATATGTGAATGCCCAGCAGCTTCCTACAGACATGAAGTCTATTACAGACCGAGCAGCACAGACCCTGCTGTGGACCGAGCTGTTCAGAG GTCTGGGTATGACCATGAGCTACCTGTTCAGAGAACCCGCTACCATTAACTACCCATTTGAGAAGGGTCCCCTGTCCCCACGTTTCAGAGGAGAACATGCCTTACGCAG GTACCCATCAGGAGAGGAGCGCTGCATCGCCTGTAAACTTTGTGAGGCCATCTGTCCTGCTCAG GCCATCACCATCGAGGCAGAGACCAGAGCTGACGGCAGCAGGAGAACCACTCGCTACGACATCGATATGACAAAGTGCATCTACTGTGGCTTCTGTCAGGAGGCGTGTCCTGTAGACGCCATCGTAGAG GGTCCAAACTTTGAGTTCTCCACTGAGACGCATGAAGAGCTGCTCTACAACAAGGAGAAGCTGCTCAACAATGGAGACAAGTGGGAGGCAGAGATAGCTGCTAACATCCAGGCAGATTACCTGTAccgatag